A window of the Candida orthopsilosis Co 90-125, chromosome 1 draft sequence genome harbors these coding sequences:
- a CDS encoding Mdr1 plasma membrane multidrug efflux pump: MLDFIRHSFGGRLIYHLSKHKYFCYPEEDENYVIPEKYLLDEKEGALRSSQDVTSDHIAASNSSDSSMSEKTKIANENNYIFVEWDGDDDPEDPRNWSLFKKGFFIFEVAFLTTSVYMASAVYTPGLEQLQHDLSVGRVVGTLGVFTFVLGYGIGPILWSPISENAAVGRSSIYALTLLVFVILQIPTALVDNIAGFCILRFLGGFFASPCLATGGASVGEVTKFWNFPLSLALWSIGAVCGPSLGPFFGAILSVKAGWRWTFWFIMIVSGFSLVLLTFFLPETYAPTLLARKAKRLRARTGNERITTVGLLENEERTVHQILVEALWRPIEVTILEPVVLLIDIYIAMVYSVLYLFFEVFPIYFVEVRGFTVVELGISYLAIIIGVLVAVSIYLPVIHHQFTKPILNNETVYPEVFIPIAIVGGFLFASGLFIFGWSATTYTHWIGPLFGVAATSAGTFLMFQTLFNYMGASFKHEYLASVFASNDLVRSTIASVFPIFGAALFNNLKIDKFPVAWGASVLGFIATAMIAIPVLFYLNGPKLRARSKYAK; this comes from the coding sequence ATGTTGGATTTTATCAGACATAGTTTTGGCGGTAGGTTGATCTATCATTTATCGAAGCACAAATATTTCTGTTACCCcgaagaagatgaaaacTATGTAATACCAGAGAAGTACTTACtagatgaaaaagaaggtgCCCTTCGTTCATCACAAGATGTTACAAGTGATCACATAGCTGCTTCCAATTCATCCGATTCAAGCATGAGTGAAAAGACCAAAATAGCGAACGAAAACAACTacatttttgttgaatgggatggtgatgatgatccAGAAGATCCACGTAATTGGAGTCTATTCAAGAAGGGGTTTTTCATATTTGAAGTTGCGTTCTTGACAACATCAGTTTATATGGCATCAGCAGTTTACACACCAGGTTTGgaacaacttcaacatgATTTGTCAGTTGGTAGAGTGGTGGGGACATTGGGGGTTTTCACATTTGTTCTTGGTTATGGTATAGGTCCCATTCTATGGTCACCAATATCGGAAAACGCTGCAGTGGGAAGATCATCAATATATGCATTAACGTTATTGGTGTTTGTTATTTTACAAATCCCTACCGCTTTGGTAGATAATATTGCCGGGTTTTGTATTCTTAGATTCTTGGGTGGGTTTTTCGCTAGTCCTTGTTTGGCAACTGGTGGTGCAAGCGTTGGAGAAGTGACGAAATTTTGGAACTTCCCCTTGTCATTGGCACTTTGGAGCATCGGTGCTGTTTGTGGACCAAGTTTAGGTCCATTCTTTGGAGCTATACTCTCAGTGAAAGCAGGATGGAGATGGACTTTTTGGTTTATAATGATTGTTTCAGGATTTTCATTGGTCTTGTTGACGTTTTTCTTACCAGAAACTTATGCACCTACTTTACTTGCAAGAAAAGCCAAGAGATTAAGGGCTAGAACTGGTAATGAACGAATCACCACAGTAGGACTATTGGAGAATGAAGAGAGGACCGTACATCAGATATTGGTAGAGGCACTTTGGCGTCCTATTGAAGTTACGATATTGGAACCGgttgtgttgttgattgatatttACATTGCCATGGTGTACAGTGTActttatttgttttttgaagtGTTTCCTatatattttgttgaagttaGAGGGTTcactgttgttgaattgggtATTTCATATTTAGCAATTATTATTGGTGTATTGGTTGCTGTATCGATATATTTACCAgttattcatcatcaatttacTAAACCAATCTTGAATAATGAGACAGTGTACCCTGAAGTGTTTATTCCCATAGCTATTGTCGGTGGGTTTTTATTTGCTTCTGGTTTGTTTATCTTTGGTTGGTCAGCAACTACATATACTCATTGGATAGGACCTCTTTTTGGAGTTGCAGCTACAAGTGCTGGTACATTCCTaatgtttcaaactttgttcaattacATGGGAGCATCTTTCAAACACGAATATCTTGCCTCGGTATTTGCTTCTAATGATTTAGTTAGATCAACTATTGCTTCAGTTTTCCCTATTTTTGGTGCTGCTTTGTttaataatttgaaaattgataaattccCCGTTGCATGGGGAGCGAGTGTTTTGGGGTTCATTGCTACTGCAATGATTGCTATACCAgtattgttttatttgaatGGGCCAAAATTAAGAGCAAGGTCAAAATATGCAAAGTAA
- a CDS encoding Zwf1 glucose-6-phosphate dehydrogenase — MTAFGKHFTIVVFGASGDLAAKKTFPALFGLFREKQMSHEVQIIGYARSDLSEDKFHEKISQHFKGGDEQTKKDFLKLTSYVRGQYDTDEGYKKLEKRCQDYEKQHGVDKSQRLFYLALPPSQFTEVCEQIKKDVYDKDGITRVVIEKPFGHDLESARELQKSIAPLFTEDEIYRIDHYLGKEMVKNLLVLRFGNEIFSGVWNKNFISSIQISFKEPFGTEGRGGYFDNIGIIRDVMQNHLLQVLTLLTMERPVSFDPEAVRDEKVKVLKAFDAINTNDLILGQYGKSEDGKKPAYVDDETVAKDSKCVTYCAFAINIHNERWDGVPMVLRAGKALDEGKVEIRIQFKPVAKGMFKDISRNELVIRIQPDEAIYLKINSKIPGVSTQTSLTDLDLTYSKRYSKDFWIPEAYESLLRDVFQGNHANFVRDDELDVSWKLFTPLLEAIENDKNLKLDIYPYGSKGPKALRQFLSNHGYIFDTPGTYQWPLTEPDVKGKI, encoded by the coding sequence ATGACCGCTTTTGGAAAACATTTTaccattgttgtttttggaGCCAGTGGTGACTTGGCTGCTAAAAAGACTTTTCCTGCTTTGTTTGGATTGTTTAGAGAAAAACAAATGAGTCATGAAGTTCAAATTATCGGTTATGCTAGATCAGATTTGCTGGAAGATAAATTTCATGAAAAGATTTCTCAACATTTCAAAGGTGGCGATGAACAAACCAAAAAGGACTTTTTAAAACTCACTTCATATGTAAGGGGTCAATATGATACTGATGAAGGTtacaagaaattggaaaaaagaTGTCAAGATTACGAAAAACAACatggtgttgataaatcaCAAAGATTGTTTTATTTGGCATTGCCACCTTCTCAATTCACCGAAGTTTGTGAACAAATCAAGAAAGATGTTTATGATAAAGATGGTATTACTAGGGTCGTTATTGAAAAGCCATTTGGTCATGACTTGGAATCAGCAAGAGaacttcaaaaatcaattgctcCATTATTCACCGAAGATGAAATTTATAGAATTGATCATTATTTGGGTAAAGAAATGGTTAAAAACTTGTTAGTTTTAAGATTTGGTAATGAAATCTTTAGTGGAGTTTGGAATAAAAACTTCATTTCCTCCATACAAATTAGTTTCAAAGAACCATTTGGTACTGAAGGAAGGGGTGGCTACTTTGATAATATTGGTATTATTAGAGACGTTATGCAAAACCATTTGTTGCAAGTTTTGACTTTATTGACTATGGAAAGACCTGTTTCTTTTGATCCTGAAGCTGTTCGAGATGAAAAGGTTAAAGTGTTGAAAGCATTTGATGCTATAAACACCAACGATCTTATTCTTGGACAATATGGTAAATCCGAAGATGGTAAGAAACCAGCttatgttgatgatgaaactgTAGCTAAGGATTCCAAATGTGTCACTTATTGCGCTTTCGCAATCAACATCCATAATGAGAGATGGGATGGTGTGCCAATGGTTTTAAGAGCTGGTAAAGCATTGGATGAAGGGAAAGTTGAAATCagaattcaattcaaaccaGTTGCTAAAGGTATGTTTAAGGATATTCTGAGGAACGAATTGGTTATTAGAATTCAGCCGGACGAAGCAATTTACTTAAAGATTAACTCCAAAATTCCCGGTGTATCAACTCAAACTTCTTTGActgatttggatttgactTATTCCAAACGTTACTCAAAAGATTTCTGGATTCCAGAAGCTTACGAATCTTTGCTTAGAGATGTTTTCCAAGGTAATCATGCCAACTTCGTTAgagatgatgaattggatgtCTCGTGGAAATTGTTTACGCCGTTATTGGAagctattgaaaatgataagaatttgaaattggatatATATCCATACGGATCAAAAGGTCCAAAGGCTTTGAGGCAATTTTTGTCGAATCATGGCTATATATTTGATACTCCGGGTACTTACCAATGGCCATTAACTGAACCTGATGTAAAGGGTAAGATTTGA
- a CDS encoding Erg7 2,3-epoxysqualene-lanosterol cyclase (lanosterol synthase) (catalyzes the conversion of 2,3-oxidosqualene to lanosterol in sterol biosynthesis), producing the protein MYYSDELDLPKTDSSRWRLRTDPVGRETWHYLSPEEIAKEPQSTYVQWLLKSNDFVPPSATTIKTPTEALKKGADFLELLQLENGIFPCQYKGPMFMTIGYVAANYFSGTPIPEPYKVEMIRYIVNTANPVDGGWGLHSVDKSTCFGTTMNYLCLRLLGIGPDHPVMVKARKTLHRLGGAIRNPHWGKAWLAVLNLYDWEGVNPAPPELWTLPYNIPIHPGRWWVHTRAIYLPLGYLSANKVTCKLDSTLEEIRNEIYLPNQLPYESINFGANRNNVCGVDLYYPHTKILDCANFVLSKWEKYRPSWLLNWVNKRVYDLIEKEYQNTDYLCIAPVSFAMNMVVTFQREGPHSRNFLELQNRMNDVLFHGPQGMTVMGTNGVQVWDAAFMVQYFFMSGLVDDEKYHEMIKRSYLFLVRSQFTENCVEGSFRDRRKGAWPFSTKDQGYTVSDCTAEAMKAIIMVRNDKRFADIRDVIKDEDLYEAVEVLLQIQNVGDWEYGSFSTYEGIKSTVLLEKLNPAEVFNNIMVEYPYVECTDSSVLGLTYFHKHYPDYKPKVIQNAIDSAIQYIKGAQSEIDGSWYGCWGICYTYASMFALEAFNSVGLNYSNSDSVKKGCDFLISKQLKDGGWSESMKSCETHTYVNGEKSLVVQTAWALIGLILADYPDEEPIRNGIKLLMDRQLPTGEWKFEDVEGVFNHSCAIEYPSYRFLFPIKALGLYVKRIKGNK; encoded by the coding sequence ATGTACTATTCAGACGAGCTCGATTTGCCAAAGACAGATTCGTCGAGGTGGAGATTAAGGACAGACCCAGTAGGTAGAGAAACATGGCACTACTTATCTCCAGAGGAAATAGCGAAGGAACCACAATCAACGTATGTTCAATGGCTCCttaaatcaaatgattttgtcCCCCCATCTGCTACCACAATCAAAACTCCAACCGAAGCTTTAAAAAAGGGTGCtgattttcttgaacttttgcaattggAAAACGGAATATTCCCTTGCCAGTACAAAGGGCCGATGTTTATGACAATTGGATATGTGGCTGCAAACTACTTTAGCGGTACTCCTATTCCCGAACCATATAAAGTAGAAATGATTAGGTACATTGTCAACACCGCCAATCCAGTGGATGGTGGATGGGGTTTACACTCTGTCGACAAATCAACCTGCTTTGGAACAACTATGAACTATTTGTGTCTCCGGTTATTGGGAATAGGCCCAGACCATCCAGTCATGGTCAAAGCCAGAAAAACTTTACACCGTTTGGGGGGCGCAATAAGAAATCCACACTGGGGCAAGGCATGGTTGGCAGTTTTGAACTTATATGATTGGGAAGGTGTTAATCCTGCGCCCCCTGAATTATGGACCTTACCTTACAATATACCAATTCATCCTGGCAGATGGTGGGTTCACACGAGAGCGATATATTTACCATTGGGGTATTTGCTGGCAAACAAGGTCACTTGTAAACTAGATTCAACATTGGAAGAAATaagaaatgaaatttaTTTACCCAATCAATTGCCGTACGagtcaatcaattttggagcAAACAGAAACAATGTTTGTGGTGTAGACTTATACTATCCCCACACCAAAATACTCGATTGTGCCAACTTTGTCTTGAGTAAGTGGGAGAAATACCGCCCCAGCTGGTTATTAAATTGGGTTAATAAAAGAGTGTACGATTTGATAGAGAAGGAATATCAAAATACCGATTATTTGTGTATTGCACCGGTTAGTTTCGCTATGAACATGGTCGTAACTTTCCAACGAGAGGGCCCTCATTCTAGAAACTTCCttgaattacaaaataGAATGAATGATGTATTATTCCATGGACCTCAAGGTATGACAGTGATGGGTACTAATGGGGTGCAGGTTTGGGATGCTGCATTCATGGttcaatactttttcaTGAGCGgtttggttgatgatgaaaagtatCACGAAATGATAAAAAGGTCTTATCTTTTCTTGGTTCGATCACAATTTACAGAAAATTGTGTTGAAGGAAGCTTCAGAGACAGAAGAAAAGGTGCTTGGCCCTTCAGTACCAAGGACCAGGGATATACAGTAAGTGATTGCACCGCGGAAGCTATGAAGGCGATAATAATGGTTAGAAACGACAAAAGATTTGCGGATATTAGAGACGTGATCAAAGATGAAGACCTTTACGAGGCAGTTGAagttttgttgcaaatacAAAATGTTGGCGATTGGGAATACGGCTCCTTCTCTACATACGAGGGAATCAAATCTACAGTTttattggagaaattgaatccTGCCGAAGTGTTTAACAACATCATGGTGGAATACCCATATGTCGAATGTACAGACTCGTCAGTCTTGGGTCTAACCTACTTTCACAAGCATTATCCAGACTACAAACCAAAAGTAATCCAAAATGCTATTGATAGTGCGATACAGTATATTAAGGGAGCACAAAGCGAAATAGATGGATCATGGTATGGCTGTTGGGGAATTTGTTACACTTATGCATCAATGTTTGCACTTGAAGCATTCAACAGCGTGGGATtaaattattcaaattcagaTTCAGTTAAAAAGGGTTGTGATTTCCTTATAtccaaacaattgaaagatggTGGGTGGTCAGaatcaatgaaatcatGCGAGACTCATACGTATGTAAATGGAGAAAAATCGCTAGTAGTCCAGACAGCATGGGCATTAATTGGACTAATCTTGGCCGATTATCCAGATGAAGAACCAATTCGTAATGGAATCAAGTTGCTCATGGACCGTCAATTGCCAACTGGTGAATGGaagtttgaagatgttgaaggTGTTTTTAATCATAGCTGTGCAATAGAGTACCCTTCATATAGGTTCTTATTCCCCATCAAGGCGTTAGGGTTGTATGTGAAAAGAATAAAGGGTAACAAATAG
- a CDS encoding Utp22 U3 snoRNP protein — MVKRKSDNVEGAKTKVPKVETSEDNSGIKLDTENNHNGHIIEDLTSTNTGQDDDNSQEEDSSGNEDTVDRSGPPKKQKSQLTAQDIQVARETAELFKSNIFKLQIDELMKEVKVKKSHEEVMEKVLHRLHDLIKEIPSAENLSLQEAEGLFNHKRVAIPFPDPKPTNVKYSFSYGPPEDLSLVGSYGLKTGISQGSSIDVALTMPRSIFQPKDYLNYRALHKRAFYLAYLADHLIPLTKKNNLPVKITYTYFNDDVLCPILHIESIQTENPDDLIFFKTRYKINLIPAFPFTVFESKKLLPDKNCIRIQSESEELPPTPLYNSSILMQSSYDYYLKFLYSMKKSTESFKDACILGRLWLQQRGFNSTFSGGGFGHFEFAILLSALLHGGGLNGNKILLSGFSSYQLFKGAVKYLATMDLNSGYLSFSSEIGEFVPAKYKPEGFNVPTLFDKNTKINILWKMTPASYEELKSKAIQTLDLLNDVVKDRFDPILLQKSNVDFLKFDILLSMTIDESSIETFGPLEKIRFITFDNYIKSRFYNLMKKALGDRVTIVSVWKDKVKRYFSIHKRKPTNPANNWVIGLQLNPDECDKVVTKGPDNEEKEKGAAFRSFWGSKASLRRFKDGSVQHCVVWNVSDREPLVVSIIKYAMDVHVSTEVAQSIHTECGLYEKKLPLSLLSTTSNQVSHSLSSYTILRNSFDNMTKALINLNLPLSIKSVLPTSSSLRYASLLQPVPFAVSNPDYWNDCVIQFEISTRWPDELKALEKTKTALLLKVSEMLRTTEYSTFITSDDSIPFNEDVCLLNILTPEGFGFRLRVLTERDEVLYLRAVSNADKQKPIAQDVYVKFIQKYQASSKHTRTITQLAQHFPYYSPTVRLVKQWLDSQLLSSHFNDELVELITLKPFVDPAPYSIPHSVENGFLQVLFFLANWNWRDTPLILDVVKSTAEADSTLSDRLTIQAYRVIEQNFNKIRGADPTGIKTQFFVGSKDDPSGILWSSNLTLPIAARLTALARAATTLLASRGNNESFLDLIFTPALKDYDFVLEVKSQNLTTSSGILPTNAFKNLVEPLTSYPDDISSKRDFIQAFYMDLEKKFGNAIIFSTRKFTGLCKDNKNVIGGLFVPSNLSKKKFRTNLGINVKPDGDKEEVILNKEAIFDQMKLLGQGLDINFTSEK, encoded by the coding sequence ATGGTTAAGAGGAAGTCTGATAATGTCGAAGGGGCCAAAACCAAAGTGCCGAAGGTGGAAACATCTGAAGACAACTCAGGAATCAAACTAGATACCGAAAATAATCACAATGGTCATATTATTGAGGATCTAACTTCCACCAATACAGGACAAGATGACGACAATAGCCAAGAGGAAGATTCCAGTGGTAATGAGGATACAGTTGACCGATCGGGCCCCCCAAAGAAGCAGAAATCTCAACTCACTGCTCAAGACATACAAGTAGCACGAGAGACAGCAgaacttttcaaatcgaacattttcaaacttcAAATTGACGAGCTTATGAAGGAAGTAAAGGTCAAGAAAAGTCACGAGGAAGTTATGGAGAAAGTGTTGCATAGGTTGCATGACTTGATAAAGGAGATTCCCTCAGCTGAAAATTTATCCTTGCAAGAAGCAGAAGGGTTATTCAATCATAAAAGGGTGGCCATACCTTTCCCCGATCCAAAGCCCACAAATGTGAAGTACTCATTTTCATATGGGCCACCAGAGGATTTGTCGCTAGTTGGTTCGTATGGGTTAAAAACGGGTATCAGTCAGGGTCTGTCAATCGATGTGGCTTTAACAATGCCGAGATCCATTTTTCAGCCAAAGGACTATTTGAATTACAGAGCTTTGCACAAAAGAGCGTTTTACCTCGCCTATCTAGCAGACCATTTGATCCCATTgacaaaaaagaataacCTTCCAGTCAAGATCACATACACTtatttcaatgatgatgtgtTGTGTCCTATTTTGCATATTGAAAGTATCCAAACTGAAAACCCAGATGATCTTATCTTTTTCAAGACAAGGTACAAAATTAATTTAATTCCAGCTTTCCCGTTCACGGTTTTTGAGTCGAAGAAACTACTTCCGGATAAAAATTGTATTAGAATACAATCAGAAAGTGAAGAATTGCCCCCGACACCATTATACAACTCAAGTATCCTAATGCAATCATCATATGACTACTATCTCAAATTTTTGTACTCCATGAAAAAGTCTACCGAGTCATTCAAAGACGCATGTATTTTAGGAAGGTTGTGGTTGCAACAAAGAGGATTCAACTCGACTTTCAGTGGCGGTGGTTTTGGacattttgaatttgctATTTTATTGAGCGCGTTGCTTCATGGTGGGGGTTTGAATGGAAATAAGATCTTGTTGTCTGGATTCTCATCCTATCAATTATTCAAAGGTGCAGTTAAGTATCTAGCCACTATGGACCTCAATTCGGGGTatttgtcattttcatctGAGATAGGTGAGTTTGTCCCAGCCAAATACAAGCCTGAAGGGTTCAATGTACCTACGCTTTTTGACAAAAATACCAAGATAAATATTTTGTGGAAAATGACACCGGCTTCCtatgaagaattgaaaagtaaAGCAATTCAGACGTTAGACTTATTAAATGACGTTGTCAAAGACAGATTTGACCCAATATTgcttcaaaaatcaaatgttgatTTTCTAAAGTTTGACATACTTTTGTCGATGACCATTGATGAAAGCTCGATAGAAACATTTGGACCGTTAGAAAAGATAAGATTCATTACCTTTGACAACTACATAAAGAGTAGGTTTTATAATCTCATGAAAAAAGCATTGGGTGATAGAGTTACCATTGTCAGTGTTTGGAAGGATAAAGTCAAACgttatttttcaattcataaAAGGAAGCCCACAAACCCGGCCAATAATTGGGTCATCGGCTTACAATTGAATCCCGATGAGTGTGATAAGGTTGTTACTAAGGGTCctgataatgaagaaaaggaaaaaggaGCCGCCTTTAGGTCATTCTGGGGTTCAAAGGCTTCTTTAAGGCGATTCAAAGATGGATCTGTTCAGCATTGTGTGGTTTGGAATGTGAGTGACAGAGAGCCTTTAGTAGTttcaatcatcaaatatgCCATGGACGTGCATGTACTGACTGAAGTTGCGCAATCGATTCACACAGAGTGTGGTTTGTACGAAAAGAAGCTCCCACTCTCCTTgctatcaacaacatcaaatcaGGTTTCACACTCCTTGTCAAGCTATACGATTTTGCgaaattcatttgataatatgACTAAAGCTTTGATCAATCTAAATTTGCCTTTAAGCATCAAATCGGTATTGCCAACATCGTCATCGTTGAGGTACGCGTCATTACTACAGCCAGTTCCGTTTGCAGTTTCGAATCCTGACTACTGGAATGACTGCGTGATCCAGTTTGAAATATCAACCAGATGGCCAGATGAGTTGAAAGCTTTGGAGAAAACCAAAACTGCACTCTTGCTAAAGGTTTCTGAGATGTTGAGAACCACTGAGTACAGCACTTTTATCACGCTGGATGACTCAATACCTTTTAATGAGGACGTTTGcttgttgaatattttgaCTCCAGAAGGCTTCGGTTTCAGACTTAGAGTGCTTACTGAACGAGATGAAGTATTGTATCTCAGAGCTGTGAGCAATGCTGATAAACAAAAGCCGATTGCACAAGATGTCTATGTGAAGTTCATCCAGAAGTATCAGGCGTCGTCGAAACATACACGAACAATTACTCAATTAGCACAGCACTTTCCATACTACTCGCCCACTGTTAGATTGGTGAAGCAATGGCTAGACTCTCAATTACTTTCAAGCCATTTTAATGATGAGTTGGTGGAATTGATAACCTTAAAGCCGTTTGTTGATCCAGCCCCATATTCTATTCCTCATTCAGTAGAGAATGGATTTTTGCAGGTACTTTTCTTCTTGGCTAATTGGAATTGGAGAGACACGCCTCTCATATTGGATGTTGTCAAAAGCACTGCTGAAGCTGACTCCACGTTAAGTGATAGGTTGACGATCCAGGCTTATAGGGTTATCGAGcaaaacttcaacaaaatcagaGGAGCAGATCCAACGGGAATCAAAACCCAGTTCTTTGTTGGTTCAAAAGATGACCCGTCTGGAATTTTGTGGTCGAGCAATCTCACTTTGCCTATTGCAGCTAGATTAACAGCACTTGCGAGAGCAGCAACTACATTATTGGCTTCTCGGGGTAACAACGAAAGCTTTTTAGACTTGATATTCACTCCTGCATTGAAAGATTACGATTTTGTCTTGGAGGTGAAATCGCAAAACCTCACCACTTCCTCTGGAATTTTACCCACAAATGCATTTAAGAATTTGGTTGAGCCCTTGACCTCATACCCGGACGACATTTCATCCAAGCGTGATTTCATACAAGCCTTTTATatggatttggaaaagaaatttgggAATGCCATCATATTCTCTACGCGAAAGTTTACCGGTTTGTGCAAGGACAACAAGAACGTAATTGGAGGGTTGTTTGTTCCCTCAAACTtgtcaaaaaagaaattcagAACCAATTTGGGTATCAATGTGAAACCCGATGGGGATAAGGAAGAAGTAATTTTGAATAAGGAGGCgatttttgatcaaatgaaattgcTAGGCCAGGGTTTAGATATAAACTTCACGTCGGAGAAGTAA
- a CDS encoding Hex3 protein (similar to S. cerevisiae Hex3p, which is in DNA damage response): MSATSGGPGRKRRRDSDQAPDIINLSSDDDSVIDLTNETNSSQNMPTRRPHRSRSQVESDNRNRHPPARSQMGQENRHPQSRVRSQVEEGDSDDDIEILSVNISTTGSMSSDTNRAYFNTRRNVDSANTLDEHSNRDDDLEITDIQRAPSPLAHIDTPMGHIPYQPEPGLVSYQNARQQPFVSPYSPPRNVRRRMGHIPTPHDSQGTRLLPPRNNLGRQVQLPPQRRHQHPHNNGHDNTNMTPITNARRQSRTRGRSARNQHPPPRTSRRGSQFAHGQIPDFVSRINFSLESVSDFLPHVFFPNMFGRDVPSEVFENSVMQRIEEDNNRAVDARMEREKNYNRKSMAEKQKLADVENAKGTHTNKINSSDNLVCELCGVALGEGAPEDFKGDPKYDLNFAKYAEQYQTQAPWFCVNPFTDADHDLSKRIFASKCGHTFCGRCVKNIAGRPARKPKNAPSGFTIKNPSICAPTKCPAKDCGKKFVSKAFTEVYF; the protein is encoded by the coding sequence ATGTCAGCTACATCAGGAGGTCCCGgtagaaaaagaagaagagacAGCGATCAGGCGCCAGATATCATAAATCTTTCTTCTGATGACGATTCAGTGATTGATCTTACCAATGAAACCAATAGTCTGCAAAATATGCCCACCAGGCGCCCACACAGACTGCGATCTCAAGTGGAAAGTGACAATAGGAACCGGCATCCACCAGCAAGGTCTCAAATGGGACAAGAAAACAGGCATCCACAATCACGGGTGAGGTCTCAGGTGGAGGAAGGTGATAGTGACGACGATATAGAGATATTATCCGTCAACATATCCACCACTGGGTCCATGTCATCAGATACAAATAGAGCTTACTTCAATACAAGGCGGAATGTAGACAGTGCCAATACTTTGGACGAACACTCGAACCGGGACGACGATTTGGAAATAACTGACATACAACGGGCACCATCGCCACTTGCACATATCGATACGCCTATGGGACATATTCCATACCAACCTGAACCCGGATTAGTGTCATACCAAAACGCACGACAGCAGCCCTTTGTCAGTCCATATTCGCCACCACGTAATGTTAGAAGGCGAATGGGCCATATACCTACCCCTCACGATTCACAAGGCACCCGTCTACTTCCACCTCGAAATAATCTTGGCCGTCAAGTTCAGCTACCTCCGCAAAGGAGGCATCAGCATCCACACAATAATGGTCATGACAATACCAATATGACACCGATCACGAATGCTAGAAGACAAAGCAGAACTAGAGGTCGCAGTGCACGTAATCAGCACCCACCCCCAAGAACCTCAAGACGCGGTTCGCAATTTGCACACGGGCAGATTCCCGACTTTGTGAGTCGAATTAACTTCAGTCTTGAGAGTGTCTCTGATTTCTTGCCGCACGTCTTTTTCCCCAACATGTTCGGAAGGGATGTGCCCTCtgaagtttttgaaaatagtGTAATgcaaagaattgaagaagataacAATAGAGCCGTCGATGCACGAATGGAAAGGGAAAAAAACTATAATCGGAAATCGATGGCGGAGAAGCAAAAGCTTGcagatgttgaaaatgccAAAGGCACTCatacaaacaaaatcaattccagTGATAATCTCGTTTGTGAATTATGTGGTGTTGCTTTAGGGGAAGGTGCCCCAGAAGATTTTAAGGGAGATCCCAAGTACGATTTAAACTTTGCGAAATATGCCGAGCAATATCAAACACAAGCACCTTGGTTTTGCGTAAACCCGTTCACAGATGCAGATCACGACTTGAGTAAGAGGATATTTGCTTCGAAGTGTGGACATACATTTTGCGGGAGATGTGTGAAAAACATTGCAGGACGGCCGGCAAGGAAGCCAAAGAATGCTCCCTCGGGATTTACTATTAAGAATCCTAGTATATGTGCGCCAACAAAATGTCCCGCAAAGGATTGTGGGAAAAAGTTTGTTTCGAAAGCATTTACTGAGGTTTACTTCTGA